A stretch of Gossypium hirsutum isolate 1008001.06 chromosome A06, Gossypium_hirsutum_v2.1, whole genome shotgun sequence DNA encodes these proteins:
- the LOC107929834 gene encoding cysteine-rich receptor-like protein kinase 10 isoform X4 has translation MCYESEFSVSCNFRFEIERFYNLTTPDTPLTSTPPPATSPPSNNTKNTTGKKSNSSRTIIIASVSAVALVVLVVSSCIFIFLRVRKSKVKAESGEAAEAVDEIKNAEALQYDFSTISAATNHFSNSNMLGQGGFGAVYKGKLAGGELIAVKRLSTDSGQGDLEFKNEVLLVAKLQHRNLVRLQDFCLERNERLLIYEFVPNASLDQFLFDPVKRAYLGWEKRYKIIGGIARGLLYLHEDSRLRIIHRDLKTSNILLDAEMNPKIADFGMARLCAVDQTHGATSKIVGTYRYMAPEYAMHGQFSVKSDVFSLGVLVLEILSGQKNSSFHKGDNVDDLLSYAWRNWKDGTTNELVDSTLKDSSTTEVMRCLHIGLLCVQENVAERPNMATVALMLTSYSVTLPLPSQPAFFMHSNTQSEVEMLWSEDLNSGATKCSQSRKETAVVSENEVTITELHPR, from the exons TGTTAGCTGTAACTTTAGGTTCGAGATTGAACGCTTCTATAATCTTACGACTCCTGATACACCATTGACATCGACACCACCACCAGCAACATCCCCGCCATCAAACAACACCAAAAATACAACAG GAAAAAAGAGTAATTCGTCTCGAACTATTATCATCGCATCTGTCTCAGCTGTTGCTTTGGTGGTACTTGTAGTTTCCAGCTGCATCTTCATCTTTTTAAGGGTGAGGAAGTCAAAGGTGAAAGCTGAAA GTGGTGAGGCAGCTGAAGCAGTGGATGAAATAAAAAATGCAGAGGCTTTGCAATATGATTTCAGCACCATTAGTGCTGCAACAAACCACTTTTCTAATTCAAATATGCTTGGACAAGGTGGATTTGGTGCAGTTTATAAG GGAAAACTTGCCGGTGGCGAATTAATAGCAGTGAAGAGGCTGTCGACTGATTCCGGACAAGGAGATCTAGAATTCAAAAACGAGGTTCTGTTAGTGGCCAAGCTTCAGCATAGGAACTTGGTTAGGCTTCAAGATTTCTGCCTGGAACGAAACGAAAGGCTTCTCATCTATGAGTTTGTGCCTAATGCTAGCCTGGATCAGTTTTTATTTG ATCCCGTTAAGCGTGCATATTTGGGCTGGGAAAAACGATACAAAATCATCGGAGGCATTGCTCGTGGGCTCCTCTACCTTCACGAAGATTCTCGACTAAGAATTATTCATCGTGATCTCAAAACCAGCAATATACTATTAGATGCAGAGATGAATCCTAAAATTGCAGATTTCGGGATGGCTAGATTGTGTGCAGTTGATCAAACTCACGGTGCTACTAGCAAAATTGTGGGAACATA CAGATACATGGCACCGGAATACGCAATGCATGGTCAGTTTTCAGTTAAATCAGATGTTTTTAGTTTAGGCGTACTGGTTTTGGAGATTTTAAGTGGTCAAAAGAACAGTTCGTTTCACAAAGGAGATAATGTAGATGATCTTCTGAGCTAT GCATGGAGGAATTGGAAAGATGGAACAACAAACGAGCTTGTGGATTCAACACTAAAAGACAGTTCAACGACCGAGGTGATGAGATGTTTACACATTGGGCTGCTTTGCGTTCAAGAAAATGTAGCTGAGAGACCAAACATGGCTACGGTTGCGTTGATGCTTACAAGCTACTCTGTGACACTTCCATTACCTTCACAACCTGCATTTTTTATGCACAGTAACACTCAATCAGAGGTAGAGATGCTGTGGTCGGAAGACTTGAATTCTGGGGCGACAAAATGTAGTCAATCCAGAAAGGAAACTGCGGTAGTTTCTGAAAATGAGGTCACAATTACCGAACTCCATCCAAGGTAG
- the LOC107929834 gene encoding putative receptor-like protein kinase At4g00960 isoform X1, with translation MCYESEFSVSCNFRFEIERFYNLTTPDTPLTSTPPPATSPPSNNTKNTTGKKSNSSRTIIIASVSAVALVVLVVSSCIFIFLRVRKSKVKAEKGGEAAEAVDEIKNAEALQYDFSTISAATNHFSNSNMLGQGGFGAVYKGKLAGGELIAVKRLSTDSGQGDLEFKNEVLLVAKLQHRNLVRLQDFCLERNERLLIYEFVPNASLDQFLFGMKYDIISVLYNKYYKSNYQPDVNIYDDADPVKRAYLGWEKRYKIIGGIARGLLYLHEDSRLRIIHRDLKTSNILLDAEMNPKIADFGMARLCAVDQTHGATSKIVGTYRYMAPEYAMHGQFSVKSDVFSLGVLVLEILSGQKNSSFHKGDNVDDLLSYAWRNWKDGTTNELVDSTLKDSSTTEVMRCLHIGLLCVQENVAERPNMATVALMLTSYSVTLPLPSQPAFFMHSNTQSEVEMLWSEDLNSGATKCSQSRKETAVVSENEVTITELHPR, from the exons TGTTAGCTGTAACTTTAGGTTCGAGATTGAACGCTTCTATAATCTTACGACTCCTGATACACCATTGACATCGACACCACCACCAGCAACATCCCCGCCATCAAACAACACCAAAAATACAACAG GAAAAAAGAGTAATTCGTCTCGAACTATTATCATCGCATCTGTCTCAGCTGTTGCTTTGGTGGTACTTGTAGTTTCCAGCTGCATCTTCATCTTTTTAAGGGTGAGGAAGTCAAAGGTGAAAGCTGAAA AAGGTGGTGAGGCAGCTGAAGCAGTGGATGAAATAAAAAATGCAGAGGCTTTGCAATATGATTTCAGCACCATTAGTGCTGCAACAAACCACTTTTCTAATTCAAATATGCTTGGACAAGGTGGATTTGGTGCAGTTTATAAG GGAAAACTTGCCGGTGGCGAATTAATAGCAGTGAAGAGGCTGTCGACTGATTCCGGACAAGGAGATCTAGAATTCAAAAACGAGGTTCTGTTAGTGGCCAAGCTTCAGCATAGGAACTTGGTTAGGCTTCAAGATTTCTGCCTGGAACGAAACGAAAGGCTTCTCATCTATGAGTTTGTGCCTAATGCTAGCCTGGATCAGTTTTTATTTGGTATGAAGTATGATATCATCAGTGTATTATACAATAAGTACTATAAATCAAACTATCAACCTGATGTAAACATTTATGATGATGCAGATCCCGTTAAGCGTGCATATTTGGGCTGGGAAAAACGATACAAAATCATCGGAGGCATTGCTCGTGGGCTCCTCTACCTTCACGAAGATTCTCGACTAAGAATTATTCATCGTGATCTCAAAACCAGCAATATACTATTAGATGCAGAGATGAATCCTAAAATTGCAGATTTCGGGATGGCTAGATTGTGTGCAGTTGATCAAACTCACGGTGCTACTAGCAAAATTGTGGGAACATA CAGATACATGGCACCGGAATACGCAATGCATGGTCAGTTTTCAGTTAAATCAGATGTTTTTAGTTTAGGCGTACTGGTTTTGGAGATTTTAAGTGGTCAAAAGAACAGTTCGTTTCACAAAGGAGATAATGTAGATGATCTTCTGAGCTAT GCATGGAGGAATTGGAAAGATGGAACAACAAACGAGCTTGTGGATTCAACACTAAAAGACAGTTCAACGACCGAGGTGATGAGATGTTTACACATTGGGCTGCTTTGCGTTCAAGAAAATGTAGCTGAGAGACCAAACATGGCTACGGTTGCGTTGATGCTTACAAGCTACTCTGTGACACTTCCATTACCTTCACAACCTGCATTTTTTATGCACAGTAACACTCAATCAGAGGTAGAGATGCTGTGGTCGGAAGACTTGAATTCTGGGGCGACAAAATGTAGTCAATCCAGAAAGGAAACTGCGGTAGTTTCTGAAAATGAGGTCACAATTACCGAACTCCATCCAAGGTAG
- the LOC107929834 gene encoding cysteine-rich receptor-like protein kinase 10 isoform X3, with the protein MCYESEFSVSCNFRFEIERFYNLTTPDTPLTSTPPPATSPPSNNTKNTTGKKSNSSRTIIIASVSAVALVVLVVSSCIFIFLRVRKSKVKAEKGGEAAEAVDEIKNAEALQYDFSTISAATNHFSNSNMLGQGGFGAVYKGKLAGGELIAVKRLSTDSGQGDLEFKNEVLLVAKLQHRNLVRLQDFCLERNERLLIYEFVPNASLDQFLFDPVKRAYLGWEKRYKIIGGIARGLLYLHEDSRLRIIHRDLKTSNILLDAEMNPKIADFGMARLCAVDQTHGATSKIVGTYRYMAPEYAMHGQFSVKSDVFSLGVLVLEILSGQKNSSFHKGDNVDDLLSYAWRNWKDGTTNELVDSTLKDSSTTEVMRCLHIGLLCVQENVAERPNMATVALMLTSYSVTLPLPSQPAFFMHSNTQSEVEMLWSEDLNSGATKCSQSRKETAVVSENEVTITELHPR; encoded by the exons TGTTAGCTGTAACTTTAGGTTCGAGATTGAACGCTTCTATAATCTTACGACTCCTGATACACCATTGACATCGACACCACCACCAGCAACATCCCCGCCATCAAACAACACCAAAAATACAACAG GAAAAAAGAGTAATTCGTCTCGAACTATTATCATCGCATCTGTCTCAGCTGTTGCTTTGGTGGTACTTGTAGTTTCCAGCTGCATCTTCATCTTTTTAAGGGTGAGGAAGTCAAAGGTGAAAGCTGAAA AAGGTGGTGAGGCAGCTGAAGCAGTGGATGAAATAAAAAATGCAGAGGCTTTGCAATATGATTTCAGCACCATTAGTGCTGCAACAAACCACTTTTCTAATTCAAATATGCTTGGACAAGGTGGATTTGGTGCAGTTTATAAG GGAAAACTTGCCGGTGGCGAATTAATAGCAGTGAAGAGGCTGTCGACTGATTCCGGACAAGGAGATCTAGAATTCAAAAACGAGGTTCTGTTAGTGGCCAAGCTTCAGCATAGGAACTTGGTTAGGCTTCAAGATTTCTGCCTGGAACGAAACGAAAGGCTTCTCATCTATGAGTTTGTGCCTAATGCTAGCCTGGATCAGTTTTTATTTG ATCCCGTTAAGCGTGCATATTTGGGCTGGGAAAAACGATACAAAATCATCGGAGGCATTGCTCGTGGGCTCCTCTACCTTCACGAAGATTCTCGACTAAGAATTATTCATCGTGATCTCAAAACCAGCAATATACTATTAGATGCAGAGATGAATCCTAAAATTGCAGATTTCGGGATGGCTAGATTGTGTGCAGTTGATCAAACTCACGGTGCTACTAGCAAAATTGTGGGAACATA CAGATACATGGCACCGGAATACGCAATGCATGGTCAGTTTTCAGTTAAATCAGATGTTTTTAGTTTAGGCGTACTGGTTTTGGAGATTTTAAGTGGTCAAAAGAACAGTTCGTTTCACAAAGGAGATAATGTAGATGATCTTCTGAGCTAT GCATGGAGGAATTGGAAAGATGGAACAACAAACGAGCTTGTGGATTCAACACTAAAAGACAGTTCAACGACCGAGGTGATGAGATGTTTACACATTGGGCTGCTTTGCGTTCAAGAAAATGTAGCTGAGAGACCAAACATGGCTACGGTTGCGTTGATGCTTACAAGCTACTCTGTGACACTTCCATTACCTTCACAACCTGCATTTTTTATGCACAGTAACACTCAATCAGAGGTAGAGATGCTGTGGTCGGAAGACTTGAATTCTGGGGCGACAAAATGTAGTCAATCCAGAAAGGAAACTGCGGTAGTTTCTGAAAATGAGGTCACAATTACCGAACTCCATCCAAGGTAG
- the LOC107929834 gene encoding putative receptor-like protein kinase At4g00960 isoform X2, which translates to MCYESEFSVSCNFRFEIERFYNLTTPDTPLTSTPPPATSPPSNNTKNTTGKKSNSSRTIIIASVSAVALVVLVVSSCIFIFLRVRKSKVKAESGEAAEAVDEIKNAEALQYDFSTISAATNHFSNSNMLGQGGFGAVYKGKLAGGELIAVKRLSTDSGQGDLEFKNEVLLVAKLQHRNLVRLQDFCLERNERLLIYEFVPNASLDQFLFGMKYDIISVLYNKYYKSNYQPDVNIYDDADPVKRAYLGWEKRYKIIGGIARGLLYLHEDSRLRIIHRDLKTSNILLDAEMNPKIADFGMARLCAVDQTHGATSKIVGTYRYMAPEYAMHGQFSVKSDVFSLGVLVLEILSGQKNSSFHKGDNVDDLLSYAWRNWKDGTTNELVDSTLKDSSTTEVMRCLHIGLLCVQENVAERPNMATVALMLTSYSVTLPLPSQPAFFMHSNTQSEVEMLWSEDLNSGATKCSQSRKETAVVSENEVTITELHPR; encoded by the exons TGTTAGCTGTAACTTTAGGTTCGAGATTGAACGCTTCTATAATCTTACGACTCCTGATACACCATTGACATCGACACCACCACCAGCAACATCCCCGCCATCAAACAACACCAAAAATACAACAG GAAAAAAGAGTAATTCGTCTCGAACTATTATCATCGCATCTGTCTCAGCTGTTGCTTTGGTGGTACTTGTAGTTTCCAGCTGCATCTTCATCTTTTTAAGGGTGAGGAAGTCAAAGGTGAAAGCTGAAA GTGGTGAGGCAGCTGAAGCAGTGGATGAAATAAAAAATGCAGAGGCTTTGCAATATGATTTCAGCACCATTAGTGCTGCAACAAACCACTTTTCTAATTCAAATATGCTTGGACAAGGTGGATTTGGTGCAGTTTATAAG GGAAAACTTGCCGGTGGCGAATTAATAGCAGTGAAGAGGCTGTCGACTGATTCCGGACAAGGAGATCTAGAATTCAAAAACGAGGTTCTGTTAGTGGCCAAGCTTCAGCATAGGAACTTGGTTAGGCTTCAAGATTTCTGCCTGGAACGAAACGAAAGGCTTCTCATCTATGAGTTTGTGCCTAATGCTAGCCTGGATCAGTTTTTATTTGGTATGAAGTATGATATCATCAGTGTATTATACAATAAGTACTATAAATCAAACTATCAACCTGATGTAAACATTTATGATGATGCAGATCCCGTTAAGCGTGCATATTTGGGCTGGGAAAAACGATACAAAATCATCGGAGGCATTGCTCGTGGGCTCCTCTACCTTCACGAAGATTCTCGACTAAGAATTATTCATCGTGATCTCAAAACCAGCAATATACTATTAGATGCAGAGATGAATCCTAAAATTGCAGATTTCGGGATGGCTAGATTGTGTGCAGTTGATCAAACTCACGGTGCTACTAGCAAAATTGTGGGAACATA CAGATACATGGCACCGGAATACGCAATGCATGGTCAGTTTTCAGTTAAATCAGATGTTTTTAGTTTAGGCGTACTGGTTTTGGAGATTTTAAGTGGTCAAAAGAACAGTTCGTTTCACAAAGGAGATAATGTAGATGATCTTCTGAGCTAT GCATGGAGGAATTGGAAAGATGGAACAACAAACGAGCTTGTGGATTCAACACTAAAAGACAGTTCAACGACCGAGGTGATGAGATGTTTACACATTGGGCTGCTTTGCGTTCAAGAAAATGTAGCTGAGAGACCAAACATGGCTACGGTTGCGTTGATGCTTACAAGCTACTCTGTGACACTTCCATTACCTTCACAACCTGCATTTTTTATGCACAGTAACACTCAATCAGAGGTAGAGATGCTGTGGTCGGAAGACTTGAATTCTGGGGCGACAAAATGTAGTCAATCCAGAAAGGAAACTGCGGTAGTTTCTGAAAATGAGGTCACAATTACCGAACTCCATCCAAGGTAG